The Mucilaginibacter terrae region TATTAGGACATAAAAAAAGCATCTGTATAAAAGATGTTTTTACAAACAAGGTTTACACAGATGCTGATGCAAGGTTAGGCTTTTTGAAAAAAACGGGTTTAGTAGTGCGGCTCTTTCATTTTAAAAATGATGACTACCAACAGGCACATCAGCGAAAAAATTGCTGAAATAAAAGGTAACGCCTTTTTCATAACTCATTTATTTAGGTAAATAATATAAAGATGTACGCAATTGTACATTTTTGTGATACAATTTTGTAACCACAATTTAACTTTTAGGAATTTTTTAAAGCCTTTAAGTTACAGCATGATAAAGTGTAATAAACGTGATGTTTTGTTGTAAAATAGATAAGTTGAATTAAACACTTAGTGTATTACAAAATGAACAGCGTACAGTATTTAAACCTGTTTTATGCTCGTAATATTGCGTAGGATGGGGTTTTGTGTGCTGATTGTTACAAATAGTGTAATCAAAAACGCTAAAAATATTCTTTAAAGGAGTAGCGGACTATTTAATGCGAGGCAGGCGTATGGTAAAAGTAGTGCCTGTACCTTCGGCGCTGCGCACATCAATACGGCCGTGGTGTTTCTCTACGATTTGTTTAGATATACTGAGGCCTAATCCGGTCGATTTTTCACCCTTTAAGCCCCGTCGGCCCGATTTGGAAAAACGGTCGAATATGTTTGGAATTAATTCGGTAGGAATACCTACGCCATGGTCGGTCACCTCAATTTGAACATAGGTTTCCTGCTCGCTCAGTATAATGTCAATCTCATCGCCATCATTAGAAAACTTGGCTGCATTGCTAATGAGGTTATCCAATACACGGTTAAACTTTTCCTGGTCAATAAGGGCATGTACAGGCTGAGCCGGGGCTGTTAAAATAAGTTTATTGGTAAAGCTGCTCACGCGTTCCCAAACTGGTATTGCGCTGCGCAAAAAGTCGTTCATGTTTACCAACGACTCGCTCATTTGGTTGCTGTTATCGTTGCGGGCAACTTCCAGCAAATCATTAATAATTGCCAGAGCCTTACGGCACGATGTTTTGATCATGCTCATGTTTTCCTGCATATCTTCATCCAACTCATCCATTTCAATTAGTTGGGCTATTGATTCAATGGCACCAATGGGGTTACGCAAATCATGCGCTACCATGCCTAAAACATCATTTTTAAACCCGCTGGCTTTTTCTATTTCAATGTTTTTTTCTTTAATAATGCGGTATTGCAGGTGTTGGCTGGCCCGGTAAGAGTAAATATGCCTCGATACGAAAAAGAAAATGCCCGAGAGTACGATGAGCAAAAGTTCATTATATAAGATCTCGGTTGGATCGGCATGGGTGTAAAGCAATAGAATGCTGAACAGGAATATATTAACCAGGGTTAACAGCACACTTTCCTGATATTCAAACGTGTAAACACCGGCTACTGCAATAAGTGCAATCAGGTATATAATAATACTGTTGCTGGGATCAGACGTGGCTATGAAGGTGAATACTATGCCACATGCCAGCAAATACGAGCTAAATAACAGGGTATGTGCAAGGGATAGCTGCAGGCCGTTTCCACGGGATCGAAGCCGTTTAATAAGCAGATGACCAACAAAGTAAAATACAGGCGTTATAAATATGGTTGCCCAGTTAGCTATGCTAAACTCAGGAAAATTATGAATGCGGGTAAGGCTGGGCGGTAATACGGTTACAAAAAAGCGTATTGCCACACTTAAAATAAAAAATATTATACAAGCTACTTGTATAGTATTTAAGTTTTGTAGTGTATAATACTTTTGATACCCTATGCGGTATAGCTTAGGAATGCTTTTAAAGTAGTAGGTCTCCATCAGGTGTTTCAAAACTAATGGTTTTAAACAATATTGATTAAATAGGATAGTCTAATTTCACACATTTTAACTTGTTTGGGGTAAAAATTAACTCGGTAGAAAATTTGGAGTTTGTCGTTATCTGCTTTTGTGGTATAAGCAAAAGCAGCGTGATGCCTAAACCAGTTATATTTTGTAATTGCAGATGTAAATTAGACAAAATGTCGCCCGAAATCATTACTTGTATGACGTTTTTTCAGGAGAATTGCATTGGCAAACTGTTTGACTATAACTTACTACCATGAATTTTAACAACTTTACCATCAAAGCACAGGAGGCTGTACAAAAGGCTTCCGAAATAGCAACCGGTAATCAGCAACAGGCTATAGAAAATGCCCACCTGCTGAAAGGTTTGTTACTGGTTGATGAAAACGTAATAAGCTATTTATTAAAAAAGCTGAACGTTAACATAAGCCGCTTAAACGATACACTCGATAAGCAAATCGAAGCGTTCCCGAAGGTAAGCGGCAGCAATGTATACCTGTCATCTAACACCAATACCGCTCTGCAAAAGGCGCAGAGTTACTTAAAAGAATTTAAAGACGAATTTGTATCGGTTGAGCATATTTTATTGGGCATATTATCGGTAAATGATAAGGTGAGTAGCGCCCTTAAAGATTATGGCGTTAACGAAAAGGACCTTAAACTGGCCATTGTAAGTTTACGTGGTGACAGCAAGGTGACCGATCAAAACGCCGAAGCTACTTACAACGCGCTTAATAAATACGCCCGTAATCTCAACGAATATGCCGAATCGGGCAAGTTAGACCCGGTAATTGGTCGCGATGAAGAGATACGCCGGGTGATACAGATATTGAGCCGTCGTACTAAAAACAACCCAATACTGGTTGGCGAACCGGGCGTGGGTAAAACCGCTATTGCTGAGGGTATTGCCTTCCGTATTATAAAAGGCGATGCGCCCGATAACCTGAAAAACAAAACCGTGTACTCGCTGGATATGGGTGCGCTGGTAGCAGGGGCCAAATACAAAGGCGAGTTTGAAGAACGCCTGAAAGCCGTAATAAACGAGGTGATTAAAAGCGATGGCGACATTATTCTCTTCATCGATGAGATCCACACCCTGGTGGGTGCCGGTGGGGGCGAAGGTGCCATGGATGCCGCAAACATCCTGAAACCAGCCTTAGCCCGTGGAGAATTACGTGCCATTGGTGCTACCACGCTTAACGAGTATCAAAAATATATTGAAAAAGATAAGGCCCTCGAGCGGCGTTTTCAGCGTGTGCTGGTTGACGAGCCAGATGCTGCCGATGCCATATCGATTTTACGTGGCTTAAAAGAACGCTACGAAACCCACCACAAGGTGCGGATTAAAGACGAAGCCATTATTGCCGCGGTTGAAATGTCGCAACGTTACATTGCCGACCGCTTTTTGCCCGATAAGGCTATCGACTTAATGGATGAGGCAGCCTCAAAATTGCGCCTCGAAATGAACTCGGTACCCGAAGCTGTGGACGAACTGGAGCGCCGCATTATGCAGCTCGAAATTGAGCGCGAGGCCATCAAACGCGAGGGCGATGACCGCAAGATAAAAGACCTGAGCGAAGAGATAGCCAACCTTTCCTCGGAGCGCGATTCGTTACGGGCCAAGTGGCAGGGCGAAAAGGATTTGGTAGACGGTATTAACTCCAAAATTGAAGCCATTGAAGCCTACAAACTGGAAGCCGACCAGGCCGAACGAGCAGGTGATTATGGCAAGGTAGCCGAGTTACGCTATGGTCGCATCCGCGATACCGAGGCCGAGGTGGAAAAGCTTAAAGAAGCCCTGCGCGAAGATCAGGAAGATCACCGTATGTTGAAGGAAGAAGTTACTGCCGATGATATTGCCGGTGTGGTATCGCGCTGGACAGGCATCCCGGTATCAAAAATGATTCAGAGTGAG contains the following coding sequences:
- the clpB gene encoding ATP-dependent chaperone ClpB; this encodes MNFNNFTIKAQEAVQKASEIATGNQQQAIENAHLLKGLLLVDENVISYLLKKLNVNISRLNDTLDKQIEAFPKVSGSNVYLSSNTNTALQKAQSYLKEFKDEFVSVEHILLGILSVNDKVSSALKDYGVNEKDLKLAIVSLRGDSKVTDQNAEATYNALNKYARNLNEYAESGKLDPVIGRDEEIRRVIQILSRRTKNNPILVGEPGVGKTAIAEGIAFRIIKGDAPDNLKNKTVYSLDMGALVAGAKYKGEFEERLKAVINEVIKSDGDIILFIDEIHTLVGAGGGEGAMDAANILKPALARGELRAIGATTLNEYQKYIEKDKALERRFQRVLVDEPDAADAISILRGLKERYETHHKVRIKDEAIIAAVEMSQRYIADRFLPDKAIDLMDEAASKLRLEMNSVPEAVDELERRIMQLEIEREAIKREGDDRKIKDLSEEIANLSSERDSLRAKWQGEKDLVDGINSKIEAIEAYKLEADQAERAGDYGKVAELRYGRIRDTEAEVEKLKEALREDQEDHRMLKEEVTADDIAGVVSRWTGIPVSKMIQSEREKLLTLEDELHKRVAGQEEAIEAISDAIRRSRAGLQDKRKPIGSFIFLGTTGVGKTELAKALAEFLFNDEHSMVRIDMSEYQERHAVSRLIGAPPGYVGYDEGGQLTEAVRRKPYSVILLDEIEKAHPDVFNILLQVLDDGRLTDNKGRVVNFKNTIIIMTSNIGSHIIQENFVNFEDSDKEEVVAKTKNQLFDILQKTIRPEFLNRIDEIIMFTPLGRNELAEIVKLQFKGLQHTLAEMGIQIEATDEALDWLAQLGYDPTYGARPLKRVIQKKILNELSKQILAGKVDKDSKIKLDMFDNQFVFLNE
- a CDS encoding sensor histidine kinase, with the translated sequence MKHLMETYYFKSIPKLYRIGYQKYYTLQNLNTIQVACIIFFILSVAIRFFVTVLPPSLTRIHNFPEFSIANWATIFITPVFYFVGHLLIKRLRSRGNGLQLSLAHTLLFSSYLLACGIVFTFIATSDPSNSIIIYLIALIAVAGVYTFEYQESVLLTLVNIFLFSILLLYTHADPTEILYNELLLIVLSGIFFFVSRHIYSYRASQHLQYRIIKEKNIEIEKASGFKNDVLGMVAHDLRNPIGAIESIAQLIEMDELDEDMQENMSMIKTSCRKALAIINDLLEVARNDNSNQMSESLVNMNDFLRSAIPVWERVSSFTNKLILTAPAQPVHALIDQEKFNRVLDNLISNAAKFSNDGDEIDIILSEQETYVQIEVTDHGVGIPTELIPNIFDRFSKSGRRGLKGEKSTGLGLSISKQIVEKHHGRIDVRSAEGTGTTFTIRLPRIK